Proteins from a genomic interval of Corynebacterium deserti GIMN1.010:
- a CDS encoding sensor histidine kinase, giving the protein MSTLLAFVSGVVLMGLALPAYTKIKERLRRHKSASTLSENQVTTVGQVLHLAIQGSPTGITVVDRTGDVILSNGRAHELGIVHERAVDAHVWRAAQDAFQDQETHSLDVHPERSPRRPGNRITAVQAVVKPLTLIDDRFVIIYASDESENVRMESARRDFVANVSHELKTPVGGMALLAEALMESADDPDQVEYFGSRLHREAHRMADMINELISLSKLQGAERLPDMEPVKVDDIISEAIERTQLAADNANIEIVRGDRTGVWVEADRSLLVTALANLISNAINYSPKSVPVSVSQSIRNDVVMIRVTDRGIGIAPEDQSRVFERFFRVDKARSRQTGGTGLGLAIVKHVMANHGGSISLWSRPGTGSTFTLELPVYHPESKEPKVTKQGPSLDSPIRTTASNAQGRRKEKS; this is encoded by the coding sequence GTGAGCACACTTCTTGCTTTCGTATCGGGCGTGGTCCTCATGGGCCTCGCCCTACCTGCGTATACGAAAATCAAGGAGCGTCTGCGTCGCCACAAATCCGCCAGCACCCTCTCCGAAAACCAAGTAACCACCGTTGGCCAGGTCCTTCACCTCGCCATTCAGGGTTCGCCCACCGGAATCACAGTTGTCGACCGCACCGGCGATGTCATCCTGTCCAACGGTCGCGCCCACGAACTTGGCATCGTCCACGAACGCGCCGTCGACGCCCATGTCTGGCGCGCTGCCCAAGACGCATTCCAAGACCAAGAAACCCACTCCCTCGACGTTCACCCCGAGCGCAGCCCGCGCCGACCCGGCAACCGCATCACCGCGGTACAGGCAGTCGTCAAACCATTAACGCTTATCGACGACCGCTTCGTGATCATCTACGCCTCCGACGAATCCGAAAACGTCCGCATGGAATCCGCCCGCCGCGACTTCGTTGCCAACGTCTCCCACGAACTCAAAACCCCCGTCGGCGGCATGGCCCTCCTCGCGGAAGCCCTCATGGAATCCGCCGACGACCCCGACCAAGTCGAATACTTCGGCTCCCGCCTCCACCGCGAAGCCCACCGCATGGCCGACATGATCAACGAGCTGATCTCCCTGTCCAAACTCCAGGGCGCCGAACGACTCCCCGACATGGAACCAGTCAAAGTCGACGACATCATCTCCGAGGCCATCGAACGCACCCAACTCGCCGCCGACAACGCCAACATCGAAATCGTCCGCGGCGATCGCACCGGCGTCTGGGTGGAAGCTGACCGATCCCTCCTGGTCACAGCCTTGGCCAACCTCATCAGCAACGCGATCAACTACTCACCAAAGTCAGTTCCCGTTTCTGTCAGCCAAAGCATCCGCAACGATGTCGTCATGATCCGCGTCACCGACCGAGGCATCGGCATCGCCCCCGAAGACCAATCCCGCGTTTTCGAACGTTTCTTCCGCGTCGACAAAGCCCGCTCCCGCCAAACCGGAGGCACCGGCCTTGGACTCGCTATCGTTAAGCACGTCATGGCCAATCATGGCGGTAGTATTAGTTTGTGGTCCCGACCTGGCACAGGCTCCACATTCACTCTTGAACTTCCCGTTTACCACCCCGAGTCCAAGGAACCCAAAGTCACCAAGCAGGGGCCAAGTTTGGATTCACCCATTCGTACGACTGCGTCCAATGCCCAAGGACGCCGAAAGGAAAAATCATGA
- a CDS encoding response regulator transcription factor, with amino-acid sequence MTTILIVEDEESLADPLAFLLRKEGFDTIIAGDGPTALVEFSRNEVDIVLLDLMLPGMSGTDVCKELRNVSTVPVIMVTARDSEIDKVVGLELGADDYVTKPYSSRELIARIRAVLRRRGGTETETEEVELDEQILEGGRVRMDVDSHTVTVDGEPVSMPLKEFDLLEYLLRNAGRVLTRGQLIDRIWGADYVGDTKTLDVHVKRLRSKIEEEPSRPRYLVTVRGLGYKFEL; translated from the coding sequence ATGACGACCATCCTGATCGTTGAAGATGAGGAATCGTTGGCAGATCCTTTGGCCTTTCTTCTCCGCAAAGAGGGTTTCGACACCATCATCGCAGGCGATGGCCCCACGGCCCTTGTGGAATTTAGTCGCAACGAAGTAGACATCGTCCTCCTCGACCTCATGCTCCCCGGCATGTCCGGCACCGACGTCTGCAAAGAACTCCGCAACGTCTCCACCGTCCCGGTCATCATGGTCACCGCCCGCGACTCCGAAATCGACAAAGTTGTCGGCCTCGAGTTAGGCGCCGACGACTACGTGACCAAACCATATTCTTCCCGCGAGCTCATCGCCCGCATCCGCGCAGTCCTCCGCCGACGTGGTGGCACCGAAACCGAAACGGAAGAAGTCGAGCTCGACGAACAAATCCTCGAAGGCGGCCGCGTCCGCATGGACGTCGATTCCCACACCGTCACCGTTGACGGCGAACCCGTCTCGATGCCACTGAAGGAATTCGACCTCCTCGAGTACCTCCTGCGCAACGCCGGGCGAGTCCTCACCCGCGGCCAGCTCATCGACCGTATCTGGGGAGCCGACTACGTTGGCGACACCAAAACCCTCGATGTCCACGTCAAGCGATTACGCTCCAAGATCGAAGAAGAGCCTTCCCGTCCTCGTTACCTCGTGACCGTCCGCGGCCTGGGCTACAAGTTCGAGCTGTAG
- a CDS encoding ABC transporter permease encodes MALTLLSVILGTAFLCGSLLLTNSLERTFSSIIDAGVEGVDLGVIAQQNNPDGVPFDVISEIAQYPEVRAVNVIGDGPGMPSGTTMTGQSALILTDASGQPLQAGSSGTHPLAMYPPGQWVAPEPTLIDGHFPSTDSEVVVNSSAANRGGLTIGDDVTIVTPTERITATLSGTFESNSDVAGWIGVGFTPSRYLDLFTNGTHASQITIAVNDGVDPMDVRNRIGKTYRTLMPLLPEQIIEQTTGDTTRQLEFMTYVLIAFAAIALIVGSFIIANTFAMIVAQRTSEFALLRSIGVPTFQIGFSVIMEAVFIGLIGGILGIVVGFGVVNALVQILNQLGETLSSINLSYNASAFIFPILFAVTATALSAIAPAHRAGNLPPVEAFDSSDARSDNLGRIRILIGAVLVTLGISLTVAGALVSGVNGDDLSTEPRLALIGGGLLLIFFAITLCGPALIVATSQSLGVAIMAPFRSVGKLAQRNTLRNPRRSATTALAVTLSVGLVACVGVIGATTRASVFGSMDSTIRAPFVLDSIGGTMVPGQPSGGSRSLSMSSSVAPAVAEARGVGNVGTLMTGSVQVNGWDNENTSIFDGDIASFLDLAVRSGEAFDGDTPGAMISTTYADQSDLEVGDRITVNPYGSEDGIRVPITGIYAETSLVGHLIVNSAATYRVVTTPETYHRSQIFVDGDGSTTNDELRDILTQTVSPFLIVQVKSKDEFRGSLGTQINQLLGIVYGLLALAVIIAILGIVNTLFLSISERTREIGILRATGIQRSQIRRMISLESVILSIHGAVHGLALGTFVGWAIVSCLRSRGMAPVEFPWTQIILMLVSAVIIGSLAALIPANRASKISPLEAIS; translated from the coding sequence ATGGCACTCACGCTGTTGTCGGTAATACTTGGCACCGCGTTCCTCTGCGGCTCTCTCCTCCTCACCAACTCCCTAGAACGCACTTTTTCCTCCATCATCGACGCCGGCGTCGAGGGCGTTGACCTCGGCGTGATCGCACAACAAAACAACCCCGACGGCGTCCCCTTCGACGTCATCTCCGAGATCGCTCAATACCCCGAAGTCCGCGCCGTCAACGTTATCGGCGACGGCCCCGGCATGCCCTCCGGCACCACCATGACTGGCCAATCGGCACTCATCCTCACCGACGCCTCTGGCCAGCCTTTACAGGCTGGCAGTTCCGGCACACACCCGCTTGCCATGTACCCACCAGGTCAGTGGGTGGCACCGGAACCAACGCTTATCGACGGCCACTTCCCCTCCACCGACTCCGAAGTCGTCGTCAACTCCTCAGCTGCCAACCGTGGCGGCCTTACCATCGGTGATGACGTCACCATCGTCACCCCTACCGAACGAATCACTGCCACCCTATCCGGCACCTTCGAATCAAACTCCGACGTCGCCGGCTGGATCGGCGTCGGCTTCACTCCTTCCCGCTACCTCGATCTCTTCACCAACGGCACCCACGCAAGCCAAATCACCATCGCAGTCAACGACGGAGTTGACCCAATGGACGTGCGCAACCGCATCGGCAAAACCTACCGCACCTTAATGCCACTCCTGCCCGAGCAGATCATCGAACAAACCACCGGCGACACCACCCGCCAGCTCGAATTCATGACCTACGTGCTCATCGCATTCGCAGCCATCGCACTGATCGTCGGCTCCTTCATCATCGCCAACACCTTCGCGATGATCGTCGCCCAACGCACCAGCGAATTCGCTCTCCTCCGCTCTATCGGTGTCCCCACCTTCCAAATCGGTTTCTCCGTCATCATGGAAGCCGTCTTCATCGGACTCATCGGCGGCATCTTGGGCATTGTGGTTGGTTTCGGTGTAGTAAATGCCCTAGTCCAAATCCTAAACCAACTAGGCGAGACGCTTTCCTCCATCAACCTCTCCTACAATGCCAGCGCCTTTATCTTCCCCATCCTCTTCGCCGTCACCGCCACCGCCTTAAGCGCCATCGCCCCAGCTCACCGCGCCGGAAACCTGCCCCCAGTCGAAGCATTCGATTCCTCCGACGCACGCAGCGACAACCTCGGCCGCATCCGAATCCTCATCGGCGCAGTCCTAGTCACCCTCGGCATCAGCCTCACCGTCGCAGGCGCCCTTGTCTCCGGTGTCAATGGCGACGACCTCAGCACCGAACCCCGACTCGCCCTCATCGGCGGCGGACTCCTCCTGATCTTCTTCGCCATCACCCTCTGTGGCCCTGCCCTCATCGTGGCAACATCCCAAAGCCTCGGCGTCGCCATCATGGCCCCTTTCCGCTCCGTAGGAAAACTCGCCCAAAGAAACACCCTCCGAAACCCCCGTCGATCAGCGACAACAGCCCTCGCCGTCACCCTCAGCGTCGGGCTGGTCGCCTGCGTCGGCGTCATCGGAGCCACCACCCGAGCCAGCGTCTTCGGATCCATGGATTCGACCATCCGTGCCCCCTTCGTCCTCGACAGCATCGGTGGCACCATGGTCCCCGGCCAACCATCCGGCGGCTCACGATCCCTTTCCATGTCCTCGTCCGTAGCACCCGCAGTCGCAGAAGCCCGCGGCGTCGGCAACGTAGGAACCCTCATGACTGGAAGCGTCCAAGTCAACGGCTGGGACAACGAAAACACCTCCATCTTCGACGGCGACATCGCCTCCTTTCTTGACCTCGCGGTCCGCTCCGGCGAAGCCTTCGATGGCGACACCCCCGGCGCGATGATCTCCACCACCTACGCCGACCAATCTGACCTTGAAGTCGGCGACCGCATCACCGTCAACCCCTACGGCTCCGAAGACGGCATCCGTGTCCCCATCACCGGCATCTACGCAGAAACCAGCCTGGTCGGACACCTCATCGTCAACTCAGCAGCCACCTACCGAGTCGTCACCACCCCCGAGACGTACCACCGCTCCCAGATCTTTGTCGACGGCGACGGCTCCACCACAAACGACGAACTCCGCGACATCCTCACCCAAACCGTCTCCCCCTTCCTCATCGTTCAGGTGAAATCTAAAGACGAATTTCGTGGGAGCCTCGGCACCCAAATCAACCAACTCCTCGGCATCGTCTACGGACTACTCGCCCTCGCCGTCATCATCGCCATCCTCGGTATCGTCAACACGCTGTTCCTCTCCATCAGCGAACGCACCCGAGAAATCGGCATCCTCCGAGCCACCGGCATCCAGCGCAGCCAAATCCGCCGGATGATCTCCCTTGAATCCGTGATCCTCTCCATCCACGGAGCAGTCCACGGCCTGGCACTCGGCACGTTCGTCGGATGGGCTATCGTCAGCTGTCTTCGTTCCCGAGGCATGGCGCCTGTCGAATTCCCCTGGACTCAAATCATCCTCATGCTGGTATCCGCCGTCATCATCGGAAGCCTCGCCGCCCTCATCCCCGCCAACCGCGCATCCAAGATCTCCCCACTCGAAGCCATCAGCTAA
- a CDS encoding Ppx/GppA phosphatase family protein gives MRLGVLDVGSNTVHLVAVDARPGGHPTPMSNWRTPLRLVELLDVDGAITDKGINKLTSAVAEAKELADTLGCAELMPFATSAVRSATNSEEVLDHVEKETGVRLSILSGEDEARQTFLAVRRWYGWSAGRITNLDIGGGSLELSSGTDESPDLAFSLDLGAGRLTHNWFDTDPPARKKINLLRDYIDAELAEPARQMRTLGPARLAVGTSKTFRTLARLTGAAPSSAGPHVTRTLTAPGLRQLIAFISRMTAADRAELEGISSDRSHQIVAGALVAEAAMRALDIEKVEICPWALREGVIFTRIDKGLE, from the coding sequence GTGAGATTAGGTGTATTGGATGTGGGCAGCAATACTGTCCACCTAGTTGCAGTAGATGCCCGGCCCGGTGGACACCCCACCCCGATGAGCAATTGGCGCACCCCGTTGCGCCTTGTTGAGCTTCTCGACGTCGACGGTGCGATCACTGACAAGGGCATCAACAAGCTGACGTCCGCCGTGGCAGAAGCCAAGGAATTGGCCGACACCCTCGGCTGCGCTGAGCTGATGCCTTTTGCAACTTCCGCTGTGCGCTCTGCGACCAACAGCGAAGAGGTCCTCGACCACGTGGAGAAGGAAACCGGCGTCCGCCTGTCCATCCTCTCTGGTGAAGACGAGGCCCGCCAAACCTTCCTAGCTGTACGTCGCTGGTACGGCTGGTCAGCTGGACGAATCACCAACCTTGATATCGGTGGTGGCTCCCTCGAACTGTCCTCCGGCACCGACGAATCCCCTGATCTGGCGTTCTCCCTCGACCTCGGCGCGGGCCGCTTGACTCACAACTGGTTCGACACAGATCCGCCAGCACGTAAGAAGATTAACCTGCTGCGCGATTACATCGATGCAGAACTCGCCGAACCCGCTCGCCAAATGCGCACCCTCGGGCCTGCGCGCCTGGCAGTGGGAACGTCCAAAACCTTCCGCACCCTCGCACGACTCACCGGTGCAGCACCCTCATCCGCTGGTCCGCACGTTACCCGCACGCTCACCGCGCCGGGTCTGCGCCAGCTGATTGCTTTTATCTCACGTATGACTGCCGCCGACCGTGCCGAGTTGGAAGGCATCAGTTCCGATCGATCCCACCAGATCGTCGCTGGTGCGCTAGTTGCGGAAGCTGCGATGCGTGCGTTGGATATCGAGAAAGTCGAAATCTGTCCCTGGGCTCTTCGCGAAGGTGTGATTTTTACTCGCATCGATAAGGGACTTGAATAA
- the proC gene encoding pyrroline-5-carboxylate reductase, with product MTNIAVIGGGQIGEALVSGLVAANVNPLHIRVTNRTEARGQELHDRYGIVNMTDNAQAADEADVVFLCVKPKFIIEVLSEITPTLDNNSTHSVVVSMAAGISIAAMEESATAGLPVIRVMPNTPMLVGKGMSTVTPGRHINEDQLNKVKELLSTVGDVLEVAEYELDAVTAMSGSSPAYLFLVTEALIDAGVNLGLPRGTAKQLAVAAFEGAATMMKETGKEPSELRAGVSSPAGTTIAAIRELEESGIRGAFYRAAQACADRSEELGKQ from the coding sequence ATGACAAATATTGCTGTAATCGGTGGCGGCCAAATCGGCGAGGCGTTGGTCTCGGGATTGGTCGCCGCTAACGTAAATCCACTCCACATCCGAGTGACCAACCGCACTGAGGCGCGTGGTCAAGAACTTCATGATCGCTACGGCATCGTCAACATGACGGACAATGCGCAGGCAGCGGATGAGGCGGATGTGGTTTTTCTGTGTGTGAAGCCAAAGTTCATCATTGAAGTCCTTTCAGAGATCACCCCCACCTTGGATAACAACTCCACCCACAGTGTTGTGGTGAGCATGGCAGCGGGAATCAGCATCGCGGCTATGGAGGAAAGTGCAACTGCTGGTCTTCCCGTCATTCGCGTCATGCCTAATACCCCAATGTTGGTTGGTAAGGGTATGAGCACGGTGACTCCTGGCCGTCATATCAATGAGGATCAGCTGAACAAGGTCAAGGAGTTGTTGTCCACGGTTGGTGACGTCCTTGAAGTTGCTGAATACGAGTTGGATGCCGTCACCGCGATGTCTGGATCCTCTCCTGCGTACCTGTTCCTTGTGACGGAAGCGCTCATTGATGCTGGAGTTAACCTCGGATTGCCCCGAGGCACCGCTAAACAGCTCGCTGTGGCCGCTTTTGAGGGTGCTGCGACCATGATGAAGGAAACTGGCAAAGAACCCTCAGAATTGCGAGCTGGTGTGTCATCGCCAGCGGGCACCACTATCGCTGCGATCAGAGAGCTCGAAGAGAGCGGAATTCGTGGTGCTTTTTACCGCGCGGCGCAGGCGTGTGCTGACCGTTCGGAAGAACTCGGTAAACAATAG
- a CDS encoding helix-turn-helix domain-containing protein — protein sequence MAREDNGTFLTVAEVAEIMRVSKMTVYRLVHSGELPAVRVGRSFRVHEKAVNEYLDSSFYEAG from the coding sequence ATGGCTAGAGAAGATAACGGAACCTTCTTGACAGTCGCTGAGGTCGCGGAGATCATGCGCGTATCCAAGATGACTGTTTACCGACTGGTTCACTCCGGAGAGCTTCCGGCAGTTCGCGTTGGACGTTCATTTCGCGTTCACGAAAAGGCTGTCAATGAGTACCTGGACTCCTCGTTCTACGAGGCTGGCTAA
- a CDS encoding 30S ribosomal protein bS22 — protein MGSVIKKRRKRMSKKKHRKMLRRTRVQRRKLGK, from the coding sequence ATGGGTTCTGTCATCAAGAAGCGCCGCAAGCGCATGTCCAAGAAGAAGCACCGCAAGATGCTGCGCCGTACTCGCGTTCAGCGTAGAAAATTGGGCAAGTAA
- a CDS encoding HAD-IB family hydrolase yields MSSNDARGGWDFDAIGTPEDFLSSWSASRGNLRRFFEDHAAAPINEESQRQAGEAAATQAVAAIYDMDLNDFHAGVDAVAGAIESAGAIHVSTPDPDVPQDVGAAAFFDVDNTLIQGSSLIVFAQGLFRKKFFTFKEILPVVWKQAKFKLTGSENADDVSRGREQALEFIKGRSVSELVELCEEIVDKRMTDKMWPGTKQLADMHIAAGHQVWLVSATPVQLAQILAQRLGFTGAIGTVAEAKDGVFTGRLVGDILHGPGKRHAVAALASIEKLDLARCTAYSDSINDLPMLSMVGTAVAINPDSKLRKEAEARGWEVRDFRSLRKAARAYGLPALATAAFSLTGWRIRQKLRKE; encoded by the coding sequence ATGAGCAGTAATGATGCACGAGGCGGTTGGGATTTCGACGCGATCGGAACCCCCGAAGACTTCCTATCCAGCTGGAGTGCGTCCCGCGGCAACCTGCGCCGCTTCTTCGAAGACCACGCAGCCGCCCCCATCAACGAAGAATCCCAGCGCCAAGCCGGCGAAGCCGCAGCCACCCAAGCTGTCGCCGCCATCTACGACATGGATCTCAACGATTTCCACGCAGGTGTCGACGCCGTCGCTGGCGCCATCGAATCCGCCGGTGCCATTCATGTGAGCACCCCCGATCCCGATGTTCCCCAAGACGTGGGAGCTGCCGCTTTCTTCGACGTGGATAACACCCTCATCCAGGGCTCATCACTGATCGTGTTTGCCCAAGGGTTGTTCCGAAAGAAGTTCTTCACTTTCAAAGAAATCCTCCCCGTGGTGTGGAAGCAGGCGAAATTCAAACTCACCGGCTCCGAAAATGCCGACGACGTCTCCCGCGGTCGCGAGCAAGCCTTGGAATTTATCAAGGGGCGTTCTGTCTCTGAGTTGGTGGAGCTGTGCGAGGAAATCGTCGATAAGCGCATGACCGATAAAATGTGGCCTGGCACTAAGCAGCTCGCCGATATGCACATCGCCGCCGGGCACCAAGTATGGCTGGTCTCAGCCACACCGGTGCAGCTTGCCCAAATTTTGGCGCAGCGCCTCGGCTTCACCGGCGCCATCGGAACAGTCGCAGAGGCCAAGGACGGCGTGTTTACCGGGCGTCTAGTAGGCGATATTTTGCACGGCCCCGGCAAGCGTCATGCGGTCGCGGCGCTCGCATCCATTGAAAAGCTCGATCTCGCGCGCTGCACCGCGTATTCCGACTCCATCAATGATCTACCGATGCTATCGATGGTCGGTACCGCAGTTGCCATTAACCCTGATTCCAAACTCCGCAAGGAAGCTGAAGCCCGCGGCTGGGAAGTACGCGATTTCCGTAGCTTACGCAAAGCTGCACGCGCCTACGGCCTTCCAGCACTAGCAACAGCTGCGTTTAGCTTGACCGGTTGGAGGATTAGGCAAAAGCTGCGCAAAGAATAG
- a CDS encoding glutaredoxin family protein, translated as MSQNTHSVEIIVRDNCGSCERVKAQILPVVEAAGISLTERNVDQDASLKIEFGDRVPVILVDEEEFACWEVDNGDLANALL; from the coding sequence ATGTCTCAGAATACTCATTCGGTGGAGATCATTGTTCGAGATAACTGTGGTTCGTGTGAGCGGGTGAAGGCGCAGATTTTGCCTGTTGTTGAGGCTGCGGGAATTTCGTTGACCGAGCGCAATGTTGATCAAGATGCGAGTCTTAAGATTGAATTCGGCGACCGAGTGCCTGTCATTTTGGTCGATGAGGAAGAATTTGCTTGTTGGGAAGTAGACAACGGCGACTTAGCCAACGCTTTGTTGTGA
- a CDS encoding glutamyl-tRNA reductase: MSVLIVGMSHRSAPVALLERLSMDDSVRGDTTQSLLARPSLSEALIVSTCNRLEVYTVTNSFHTGVNDVVEVLHEVSGVDIETLRGYLYVRYADAAAEHMLMVASGLDSMVLGEQQIIGQVRTAYQVATEIGSAGPALHSLTQTALHTGKRVHTETEIDDAGASMVSFALDRALTLMGIDPQSESPLAGKTALVLGAGAMSSLAATHLGKAGVDLLIMANRTFERAERLAEHSIEAGVPAEVVEFNNRASVYDRVDLIVSATGADDFTVKPEDIPAGAQPMLVDLSMPRDIDDACADVPGVELVNIERLHKASLEGANGANPTEAAALSIVREELESFTTEQRIRDVVPAVSALRKQAASVGSDELERLRSRAPGIEDADWAEVERTVRRVVDKLMHEPTVRVKELAARSGSISYESALQELFGLEAVASAAAPATTSVNASELPDAGIVAFVNATSVTQSRE, translated from the coding sequence GTGAGTGTTCTCATCGTGGGAATGTCCCACAGGTCTGCGCCTGTGGCGCTTCTCGAGCGACTGAGCATGGATGACTCAGTACGTGGTGATACAACACAATCGTTGTTGGCCAGGCCGTCGTTAAGCGAGGCCCTCATTGTTTCTACCTGCAACCGGCTTGAGGTCTATACCGTCACCAACAGCTTCCACACAGGCGTTAATGATGTGGTGGAAGTGCTCCATGAGGTGAGTGGGGTAGATATCGAAACCCTGCGTGGCTACCTATATGTGCGTTATGCAGATGCCGCGGCTGAGCACATGCTGATGGTCGCTTCTGGTTTGGATTCCATGGTGCTCGGCGAGCAGCAGATTATTGGTCAGGTGCGTACTGCCTACCAAGTTGCAACGGAGATCGGTTCCGCAGGACCTGCTCTGCATTCTTTGACCCAGACTGCACTGCACACAGGTAAGCGCGTGCACACGGAGACCGAAATCGATGATGCTGGTGCGTCCATGGTGTCGTTTGCGCTCGACCGCGCGCTAACCCTCATGGGCATTGACCCGCAGTCGGAATCCCCACTTGCAGGAAAGACTGCGCTGGTGCTTGGCGCTGGTGCGATGAGTTCTTTAGCTGCTACCCATTTGGGCAAAGCTGGTGTGGACTTACTCATCATGGCAAACCGCACTTTTGAGCGCGCAGAACGTCTAGCAGAACACTCCATTGAAGCGGGAGTGCCAGCAGAGGTCGTGGAATTTAACAACCGCGCTTCGGTTTATGATCGCGTGGATCTTATCGTGTCGGCAACCGGTGCCGACGATTTCACCGTCAAGCCAGAAGACATTCCTGCAGGCGCACAGCCTATGCTTGTGGATTTGTCGATGCCTCGCGATATCGACGATGCCTGCGCAGATGTGCCAGGCGTTGAACTGGTCAATATCGAGCGCCTGCACAAAGCCTCCCTCGAAGGCGCGAACGGCGCCAACCCCACGGAAGCCGCAGCGCTGTCCATCGTCCGCGAAGAACTCGAATCCTTTACCACTGAGCAGCGTATCCGCGACGTCGTTCCGGCGGTGTCGGCATTGCGTAAGCAAGCAGCATCTGTAGGCAGCGATGAACTAGAAAGGCTGCGTAGTCGAGCTCCAGGCATTGAGGACGCTGACTGGGCTGAGGTGGAACGGACGGTGAGGCGCGTCGTCGATAAGCTTATGCATGAGCCGACTGTGCGCGTTAAAGAGCTCGCGGCCCGGTCCGGCAGCATCTCTTATGAATCAGCTCTGCAAGAGCTGTTCGGTTTAGAGGCCGTGGCATCAGCGGCGGCACCTGCGACAACGTCGGTTAACGCGTCAGAATTGCCGGACGCGGGTATCGTCGCATTCGTGAACGCAACTTCTGTCACCCAATCGAGGGAGTAG